The following proteins come from a genomic window of Gimesia chilikensis:
- a CDS encoding DUF4194 domain-containing protein encodes MSEIPEFRERGIVAVHLLQGVIYEEQEEIWSLLLSNESDLSDYFCEIGLSLVIDRTEGMAYLRQFSDDERTGGYERLPRLFRKAPLTYKVTLLCMLLREEYRKFEEEDLDNERCVVEVDSLLELWKPCFPAESDEVTLRKQLIASFKQLENLKFVSGIKDEPDSWEVRKLLKARIPIEELERLRDQLTAFENE; translated from the coding sequence ATGAGTGAGATCCCGGAATTCCGCGAACGGGGTATCGTGGCGGTCCACCTGCTGCAAGGTGTGATCTATGAGGAACAGGAAGAAATCTGGTCGCTGTTGCTGAGCAATGAATCTGACCTGAGTGACTACTTCTGTGAGATTGGGTTGTCGCTGGTCATCGATCGCACAGAAGGAATGGCCTACCTGCGTCAATTCAGCGACGATGAACGGACCGGAGGTTATGAACGCCTGCCGCGATTATTCCGGAAAGCACCACTGACTTATAAAGTGACCCTGCTGTGCATGCTTCTGCGCGAGGAGTATCGGAAATTTGAAGAGGAAGATCTCGATAACGAACGCTGCGTCGTCGAAGTCGATTCACTGCTCGAATTGTGGAAACCCTGTTTTCCAGCTGAATCCGATGAAGTCACGTTACGGAAACAGTTAATCGCTTCCTTCAAACAACTTGAAAACCTCAAATTTGTCAGTGGTATTAAGGATGAGCCTGATTCCTGGGAAGTCCGTAAGCTTCTGAAAGCACGGATTCCCATTGAAGAACTGGAACGCCTGCGGGATCAGCTCACAGCGTTCGAAAACGAATAG
- a CDS encoding helix-turn-helix domain-containing protein: MKKNLYTQRQRILLDLLRETRKEAGLRQDDVAKRLGRPQSFVSKYESGERRLDILELYDICKAMGLTLNDFVETLQAILLKNKY, encoded by the coding sequence TTGAAAAAGAATCTATATACGCAACGGCAGCGCATTCTGCTCGATTTACTGCGAGAAACTAGGAAAGAAGCAGGCCTGCGCCAGGATGATGTAGCCAAGCGATTGGGGCGGCCTCAGTCATTTGTCAGCAAATATGAGTCCGGGGAACGCAGACTCGACATTCTGGAGCTCTATGATATTTGCAAGGCAATGGGGCTGACTCTGAACGACTTTGTTGAAACGCTCCAGGCAATACTTTTAAAAAACAAGTATTAA
- a CDS encoding DUF3375 family protein has protein sequence MELDRLITFFSTNPSARLLRANQAAYIVYFLNQHFKTNGNLATPNTELVQSLKGFLEHIHETDPEVLRDNAETYLNQWSTGETRWLRRYYDSQHADSVFQLTPHSEDVLKFLTDVTDHSLGFVGTESRFTRILETLSDIVIRGSADRERRLSYLQAERDRIEEEIQSIESGEIVSTHSSTAIRERFSDVISDLISLQGDFRAVEESFKSITRDVQKQQSEAVDTRGQILGSALAAEDRLKDEDQGASFQAFFKMLLSQSKQDELEKMIRQLDELDELASQTEGKSRVKGMIGNLSKEAARVQQTTRRLNATLRRLLDSRISTTRLRLATVLREIHSAAVRQAESQPEAEIEVFTEIDLFNGMERPFWQTPIQFEAMELKQEEPNEAERLNVFQRLAEMQRLDWDAMRSNIKSQIDFNERVTLPDLLNVFPPDNGPLEILGYIQLAYDGGHEVNENEFDLISIDTPMGIQDYEIPRVVYLSETERLERVSGRTSDE, from the coding sequence ATGGAACTGGATCGTCTGATCACATTTTTTTCCACGAATCCATCTGCAAGGCTGTTGCGCGCCAATCAGGCGGCCTATATCGTTTATTTCCTGAACCAGCACTTCAAAACAAATGGGAATTTGGCGACTCCGAATACCGAACTCGTGCAGAGCCTGAAAGGTTTTCTGGAACACATTCATGAAACCGATCCGGAGGTACTGCGGGACAATGCGGAAACTTACCTCAATCAGTGGTCTACCGGTGAGACGCGCTGGTTGAGGCGATATTACGACTCTCAACACGCGGATTCTGTTTTCCAACTGACGCCACATTCCGAAGATGTCCTGAAATTCCTGACGGATGTCACTGATCATTCTCTCGGATTTGTCGGCACGGAGTCCCGCTTCACACGCATTCTTGAGACGCTGTCCGATATTGTAATCCGTGGCTCTGCGGACCGGGAACGTCGATTGAGTTATCTGCAAGCGGAACGTGATCGTATCGAGGAAGAGATTCAATCAATCGAGTCGGGTGAAATCGTATCAACACACAGTTCAACCGCCATTCGTGAACGATTTTCGGATGTCATCTCAGATCTGATTTCCCTGCAGGGAGATTTTCGAGCTGTCGAAGAATCGTTTAAGTCCATCACGCGCGATGTTCAAAAACAGCAATCGGAGGCAGTAGATACTCGCGGGCAAATCCTGGGTTCTGCACTGGCTGCGGAAGACCGGCTCAAGGACGAAGACCAGGGGGCCAGTTTTCAAGCGTTTTTTAAAATGCTGCTGTCCCAGTCGAAGCAGGACGAACTGGAAAAGATGATCCGACAACTCGATGAACTCGACGAACTGGCTTCTCAGACGGAAGGGAAATCTCGCGTCAAAGGGATGATCGGTAATCTGTCAAAAGAAGCAGCCCGAGTCCAGCAGACAACGCGACGACTGAATGCGACGCTCCGCCGGCTACTGGATTCCCGCATCAGCACGACGCGACTCCGCCTGGCAACAGTTTTACGAGAGATTCACTCAGCAGCAGTCCGGCAGGCAGAATCACAACCCGAAGCAGAAATCGAAGTCTTTACAGAGATTGATCTGTTTAACGGCATGGAGCGTCCTTTCTGGCAGACTCCGATCCAGTTTGAGGCGATGGAACTGAAGCAGGAAGAACCAAACGAAGCTGAGCGGTTGAATGTCTTCCAACGACTTGCTGAAATGCAGCGGCTCGACTGGGATGCCATGCGATCTAATATTAAAAGCCAAATCGATTTTAACGAACGTGTGACTCTGCCTGACCTGCTAAATGTCTTCCCTCCCGACAACGGACCTCTCGAAATACTCGGGTATATTCAACTTGCTTATGATGGCGGGCATGAGGTCAACGAAAACGAATTCGATCTGATCAGCATCGACACTCCCATGGGAATACAGGACTATGAGATTCCCCGGGTTGTGTATTTGTCTGAAACTGAAAGACTGGAGCGTGTTTCAGGAAGGACCTCCGATGAGTGA
- a CDS encoding GYF domain-containing protein — protein MEFKEVDSKWWLANGDQHEGPFSVEEILARVTESDLRNDQLACPVGGSEWKPLTEWDAFAEKIDHTELIPPPPPLPSQNPGKAPWNPTHLWYLGFLFTPLWLGILAAINSKRLEQKISVWGPVGLGAGWLVADIFFDQFVLSSLIISILLLGGFAFAFWYLFLEKQQEQFESITETNKSPGSWLVPCLAGSPLALLQLAGLAVAFLPTSPRDVCSEFLAADTPDEAKQYTTSNMMPIIRQFELLETLLKQLPESQVDGEEIEYFQLTDEAEAAPDVGGYLVGYRSTMPDENGGTFTLNGYFHLLEVKDEWKIDSWIITHFNNQPLDNGPSSMLTFYRGITDELQRQIEQKSPTVKGKNPLKRDYSIYNYDITQTDKSNAPVSTEKMPPQKPSISKESNEKSDKKSSDIKSVIIGFLQSIFGEIGGRIVFVLIIIGAIYIYSSNTRS, from the coding sequence ATGGAATTCAAAGAGGTTGATTCCAAATGGTGGTTGGCGAATGGCGATCAGCATGAGGGGCCGTTCTCTGTAGAAGAAATTCTCGCACGGGTGACTGAGTCCGACTTGAGAAACGATCAACTGGCGTGCCCAGTTGGAGGCAGTGAATGGAAACCGCTCACTGAATGGGATGCATTTGCTGAAAAAATAGATCACACTGAACTGATCCCCCCTCCCCCTCCGTTACCATCACAAAATCCTGGCAAAGCTCCCTGGAACCCGACTCATCTCTGGTACTTGGGATTTCTTTTCACCCCTCTGTGGTTAGGGATTCTTGCCGCCATTAACAGCAAAAGACTGGAACAAAAAATATCAGTCTGGGGTCCCGTGGGATTGGGAGCCGGCTGGCTCGTCGCTGACATTTTTTTTGATCAGTTCGTTCTAAGCTCCCTGATTATCTCAATATTACTGCTAGGGGGATTTGCGTTCGCGTTCTGGTACTTGTTTCTTGAGAAACAGCAGGAACAGTTTGAATCCATTACGGAGACTAATAAGAGCCCTGGTAGCTGGTTAGTCCCCTGTCTAGCCGGATCTCCGTTGGCCCTGCTTCAGCTGGCTGGACTTGCCGTTGCATTTCTTCCAACTAGTCCACGGGATGTCTGTAGTGAGTTTCTGGCCGCTGATACTCCCGATGAAGCAAAACAATATACCACATCTAACATGATGCCGATTATTCGGCAGTTCGAGCTTCTCGAAACTCTTCTCAAGCAACTTCCAGAATCACAGGTAGACGGAGAAGAGATTGAATACTTTCAACTGACTGACGAAGCTGAAGCTGCTCCCGATGTCGGTGGGTATTTAGTTGGTTACCGGTCTACGATGCCTGACGAAAATGGTGGTACTTTCACCCTGAATGGTTATTTTCATTTATTAGAAGTCAAGGATGAATGGAAAATTGACAGCTGGATCATTACGCACTTCAACAATCAACCCCTGGATAACGGCCCCTCATCGATGTTGACTTTTTACCGGGGGATCACTGATGAACTGCAGCGACAGATTGAACAGAAATCTCCAACTGTAAAAGGTAAAAACCCGCTGAAACGAGATTATTCGATTTATAACTATGATATCACACAGACAGACAAATCGAATGCTCCAGTTTCCACAGAAAAAATGCCCCCTCAAAAGCCCTCGATTTCAAAAGAATCAAACGAAAAATCTGACAAAAAGAGTTCCGACATCAAAAGTGTGATCATTGGATTTCTTCAAAGTATCTTCGGAGAGATCGGAGGTCGAATCGTCTTTGTGCTGATCATAATCGGAGCCATATACATCTACTCAAGTAATACACGCTCTTGA
- a CDS encoding PrsW family glutamic-type intramembrane protease, with protein MSVGTVDPKWWIAKAEIPDGPFDVEIVRERIRTLELFPDNLACPVGGNEWKPLREWKDAFEDAISVAVSRLPPPPPLTSTTDCVQANSAPEMLTLHPRGERISISENTEGQPSNSSEPPPNFAYGANDAFEPYLQNILDLKQYMNPGWILYLMIMVPFLLPNFGSTPDSPWFLAIIATICGGILFSVLIKSGENDYGIGIGAFIFTFIIAIPLLFFFQEMATKYAGTPFSEVMKTGGGRFKIFLCLTWLIGNGYNQISPDDMGASLPFFYHFVAMFSSVALCEEVLKFIPVMYVAKSTAGDWKQRGLFVGALSGLGFGIVEGVMYHSQMYQLQEMPLSIYLLRFFSVAMLHGCWTTISAACFYHLLENTDDNSHKPPTDIFEYTFLILFSVISSMALHSLYNVLVARSLFLGLLVAWLTVFITVRVFDSRPEPQNLPCTDSA; from the coding sequence ATGTCAGTTGGAACAGTCGATCCCAAATGGTGGATCGCAAAAGCCGAGATACCAGACGGACCATTTGACGTTGAAATCGTACGCGAACGGATCAGGACACTTGAGCTCTTTCCAGATAACCTTGCTTGTCCAGTTGGTGGGAATGAGTGGAAACCACTTAGAGAGTGGAAGGATGCATTCGAAGACGCAATTTCTGTTGCTGTATCACGACTTCCACCACCTCCACCTCTTACTTCCACCACGGATTGTGTTCAGGCAAATTCGGCTCCGGAAATGTTAACCCTTCATCCAAGGGGAGAAAGAATATCAATCTCAGAAAATACAGAGGGGCAGCCTAGCAACTCATCAGAACCTCCACCCAATTTTGCCTACGGAGCAAATGACGCATTCGAACCCTATCTCCAGAATATCCTGGATTTAAAACAATACATGAACCCGGGCTGGATCTTATACCTGATGATAATGGTTCCGTTTTTGCTACCAAACTTTGGCTCGACTCCTGATAGTCCCTGGTTTCTTGCAATCATTGCGACAATCTGCGGTGGCATTCTCTTCTCTGTATTGATTAAATCCGGGGAAAATGATTACGGGATCGGGATCGGTGCCTTCATCTTTACATTCATCATTGCAATTCCGTTGCTCTTTTTCTTCCAGGAGATGGCTACCAAATATGCAGGTACTCCATTTTCGGAAGTCATGAAGACCGGCGGAGGGCGTTTCAAAATCTTTCTCTGTCTAACCTGGTTAATCGGAAATGGCTACAACCAGATCTCTCCAGATGATATGGGAGCGAGCCTACCTTTCTTTTACCATTTTGTTGCAATGTTCTCGAGTGTCGCTTTATGCGAGGAAGTGTTGAAATTCATTCCTGTAATGTACGTGGCGAAATCTACCGCGGGAGACTGGAAGCAGAGAGGTTTGTTCGTGGGAGCCCTGTCAGGGCTCGGCTTCGGTATTGTGGAAGGAGTGATGTACCATTCTCAGATGTATCAGCTCCAGGAAATGCCGCTCTCGATCTATTTGCTGCGATTCTTCTCAGTGGCAATGTTGCATGGCTGCTGGACAACAATTTCTGCAGCCTGTTTTTATCATCTATTAGAAAATACGGATGATAATTCTCATAAACCGCCAACAGACATCTTTGAATATACGTTTTTGATTCTATTTTCTGTGATATCTTCGATGGCCCTGCATAGTCTCTATAACGTTCTCGTTGCACGGTCGTTGTTTCTGGGTTTACTGGTAGCATGGTTGACTGTATTTATCACAGTGCGAGTATTTGACTCTCGACCTGAGCCCCAGAACCTGCCTTGTACGGATTCAGCTTGA
- a CDS encoding nucleotide-binding domain-containing protein produces the protein TKFPGMHWVECFVVKNGVCVARSGEFVVNIE, from the coding sequence ACTAAATTCCCAGGGATGCATTGGGTGGAATGTTTCGTTGTCAAGAACGGTGTCTGTGTCGCGAGAAGCGGTGAATTCGTCGTCAATATTGAATGA